One segment of Macrotis lagotis isolate mMagLag1 chromosome 1, bilby.v1.9.chrom.fasta, whole genome shotgun sequence DNA contains the following:
- the SLC1A5 gene encoding neutral amino acid transporter B(0) has translation MAAEAGPGSPKRGAANGAAAGAEAAPGGAGGRRCLRANLLVLLTLGGVAAGAAGGLAVARWAPRLEPPQRAAFAFPGELLLRLLRLVILPLVVCSLVGGAASLDPASLGRMGGWALLFFLLTTLLASALGLGLAFALRPGLGTAAPAAAAARLPPPKEVLDSFLDLFRNIFPDNLVSAAFRSYSTEYELSENKLNETNVTTVKEPIGREVEGMNILGLVVFAMVLGVALRKMGAEGELLIRFFNSFNEATMIMVSWIMWYAPVGIMFLIAGKIVEMEDVGQLFASLGKYVCCCVLGHIIHGLLVLPLIYLVITRKNPYHFLWGIVPALATAFGTSSSSATLPLMMECVEEKNGVSKHISRFILPIGATVNMDGAALFQCVAAVFIAQLNNVPLKFIQVITILITATASSVGAAGIPAGGVLTLAIILEAISLPTKDISFILAVDWLVDRFCTVINVEGDAFGAGLLQCYVDHHETGLGSLGPELAEVKDAASMVPVSPEADPLILKSVKFGDPAGNAHTCEKESVM, from the exons ATGGCGGCGGAGGCCGGGCCGGGCAGCCCCAAGCGCGGCGCGGCCAACGGCGCGGCGGCGGGCGCCGAGGCTGCCCCGGGCGGCGCGGGCGGCCGGCGGTGCCTGCGCGCCAACCTGCTGGTGCTGCTGACGCTGGGCGGCGTGGCGGCGGGCGCGGCGGGCGGCCTGGCCGTGGCGCGCTGGGCGCCGCGCCTGGAGCCGCCGCAGCGGGCCGCCTTCGCCTTCCCGGGCGAGCTGCTGCTGCGCCTGCTGCGCCTCGTCATCCTGCCGCTGGTGGTGTGCAGCCTGGTGGGCGGCGCCGCCAGCCTGGACCCGGCCTCGCTGGGCCGCATGGGCGGCTGGGCGCTGCTCTTCTTCCTGCTCACCACGCTGCTGGCCTCGGCGCTCGGCCTCGGCCTGGCCTTCGCGCTGCGCCCGGGCCTGGGCACCGccgcgcccgccgccgccgccgcgcgccTGCCGCCGCCCAAGGAGGTGCTGGACTCCTTCCTGGACCTCTTCAG GAATATCTTTCCTGATAACCTGGTATCAGCGGCCTTCCGCTCT TATTCCACCGAGTATGAGCTGAGTGAGAACAAGCTGAATGAGACCAATGTGACCACAGTGAAG GAACCCATTGGGAGGGAAGTGGAGGGAATGAACATCTTGGGTCTAGTGGTATTTGCCATGGTGCTGGGGGTTGCCCTCCGTAAGATGGGGGCCGAAGGGGAGCTGCTCATCCGCTTCTTCAACTCTTTCAATGAGGCCACGATGATCATGGTGTCCTGGATCATGTG GTATGCTCCCGTGGGCATTATGTTCCTGATTGCGGGCAAGATTGTGGAGATGGAAGATGTGGGCCAGCTCTTTGCCAGTCTGGGCAAATATGTCTGTTGCTGTGTCCTGGGACATATCATTCATGGACTGCTGGTGCTGCCCCTCATCTACTTGGTCATCACTCGCAAGAACCCTTACCACTTCCTGTGGGGCATTGTGCCAGCCTTGGCCACTGCCTTTGGGACCTCTTCCAG CTCAGCCACACTCCCACTGATGATGGAGTGCGTAGAGGAGAAAAATGGGGTTTCCAAACACATCAGCCGGTTCATCCTTCCCATTGGGGCCACAGTAAACATGGATGGCGCTGCCCTCTTCCAGTGTGTGGCTGCTGTCTTCATTGCCCAGCTAAACAACGTGCCTCTCAAATTCATCCAAGTCATCACGATCCT CATCACCGCCACAGCCTCAAGTGTGGGTGCAGCGGGCATTCCTGCTGGTGGCGTGCTGACCCTGGCCATCATCCTGGAAGCCATCAGTTTGCCCACCAAAGACATCTCCTTCATCCTGGCTGTGGATTGGCTGGT GGACCGCTTCTGCACGGTCATCAATGTGGAAGGGGATGCCTTTGGAGCTGGCCTGCTTCAGTGCTACGTGGACCATCATGAGACAGGTCTGGGGAGTCTGGGGCCCGAGCTGGCAGAGGTCAAAGACGCTGCCTCCATGGTGCCCGTGTCCCCTGAGGCCGATCCTCTCATTCTCAAGTCAGTCAAGTTCGGTGACCCTGCTGGGAATGCCCACACCTGTGAGAAGGAGTCTGTCATGTAG
- the FKRP gene encoding ribitol 5-phosphate transferase FKRP: MRLTRCQVALAAAITVNLLVFYVLRLQQQRRRGGRARPPRLPYSAPDSRVTVLIREFEAFDNAVPEVVASFLHHDPTQPIVVAADTLPYPPLALPAVPNVRLALLQPSLDRPAAASQPESYVDTEFVALVPDGTRAESPGQLQRMVEELKATHARLVAAPVATANPPHCLALEVNLREWTASYGPAPDPPFCDALDGEVVVVVRTRDLFNLSVPLARPMSTGLFLQTSVRGWSVRLLDLPFAPARQPPLATAHARWKAEKEGRARRDALLRTLGMRLVSWEGGRQEWFGCGKETTRCFDTVVGDTPSYLYEGRWTPPCCLQALRETARHVIGVLEAARVRYWLEGGSLLGAVRHGDIIPWDYDVDLGIYLEDVANCEQLRGAELGSVVDERGFVWEKAVEGDFFRVQYSETNHLHVDLWPFYPRNGVMTKDTWLDHRQDVEFPEHFLHPLVPLQFAGFLAQAPNNYRRFLELKFGPGAIENPEYPNPALKSLAGSG, from the coding sequence ATGCGTCTTACCCGTTGCCAGGTCGCACTGGCGGCCGCTATTACCGTCAACCTCCTCGTCTTCTATGTGTTGCGGCTGCAGCAGCAGCGTCGGCGGGGAGGTCGGGCCCGGCCTCCCCGACTCCCTTACTCAGCCCCAGACTCTCGGGTCACCGTCCTCATCCGGGAGTTTGAAGCCTTTGACAATGCCGTGCCCGAGGTGGTGGCCTCCTTTCTGCACCATGACCCCACCCAGCCCATCGTGGTGGCTGCTGACACTCTCCCCTACCCCCCCCTGGCCCTGCCTGCCGTTCCCAACGTGCGACTGGCCCTGCTCCAGCCTTCCCTAGATCGGCCAGCTGCTGCTTCCCAGCCTGAATCTTATGTGGACACGGAGTTTGTGGCCCTGGTGCCTGACGGGACGAGAGCAGAGTCCCCCGGGCAGCTCCAGCGCATGGTGGAGGAGTTAAAGGCCACCCATGCCCGCTTGGTGGCTGCCCCTGTGGCAACAGCAAACCCCCCACACTGCCTGGCACTAGAGGTGAACCTCCGTGAGTGGACAGCCAGCTACGGCCCTGCTCCAGACCCTCCCTTTTGTGATGCCCTGGACGGAGAGGTCGTGGTGGTGGTCAGGACACGGGATCTCTTCAACCTCTCTGTCCCCCTGGCCCGGCCCATGAGCACCGGCCTCTTCCTTCAGACCTCGGTCCGAGGTTGGTCCGTGCGACTGCTGGACCTGCCTTTTGCCCCTGCCCGGCAGCCTCCCTTGGCCACAGCCCATGCCCGCTGGAAGGCAGAGAAGGAAGGGCGTGCTCGGCGTGATGCACTCCTGCGGACGCTGGGCATGCGCTTGGTCAGTTGGGAGGGTGGGAGGCAGGAGTGGTTCGGCTGTGGCAAGGAGACAACCCGGTGCTTTGACACAGTGGTGGGTGATACCCCTTCCTACCTCTACGAGGGCCGCTGGACACCCCCGTGCTGCCTGCAGGCCCTTCGGGAGACCGCCCGCCACGTCATTGGTGTCCTCGAGGCTGCCCGGGTCCGCTACTGGCTGGAAGGAGGGAGCCTGCTGGGAGCGGTACGGCACGGTGACATCATCCCTTGGGACTACGATGTTGACCTGGGCATCTACCTCGAGGACGTGGCCAACTGTGAGCAGCTGAGGGGGGCTGAGCTTGGCTCGGTGGTAGACGAGCGAGGCTTCGTGTGGGAGAAGGCTGTGGAGGGAGACTTCTTCCGGGTCCAGTACAGTGAGACCAACCACCTCCATGTTGACCTGTGGCCCTTCTACCCCCGCAATGGTGTCATGACCAAGGACACGTGGCTCGACCACCGCCAGGACGTGGAGTTCCCTGAGCACTTCCTCCATCCGCTGGTGCCGCTCCAGTTTGCAGGCTTCTTGGCCCAGGCACCCAACAACTACCGCCGCTTCTTGGAGCTCAAGTTCGGGCCGGGGGCCATCGAGAACCCAGAGTACCCCAACCCAGCCCTCAAGAGCCTTGCAGGCAGCGGATGA